In Raphanus sativus cultivar WK10039 chromosome 5, ASM80110v3, whole genome shotgun sequence, the following proteins share a genomic window:
- the LOC108863005 gene encoding AP3-complex subunit beta-A translates to MFNQFGSTADTLSKASAAVLRIGTDAHLYDDPEDVSIAPLLDSKFESEKCEALKRLLALIAQGFDVSNFFPQVVKNVASQSSKVKKLVYLYLLHYAEKRPNEALLSINYFQKDLGDPNPLVRAWALRTMAGIRLHVIAPLALAAVGKCARDPAVYVRKCAANALPKLHDLRLEEHAPAIEELVGILLNDHSPGVVGAAAAAFTSICPNNFGVIGKNYKKLCQILPDVEEWGQILLIGTLLRYVVARHGLVRESLMLSSHGLESNSFYEKEGLVSDKGDGDKSDSLDANLVRLVSKCYIEGPDEYLSRSNCVDMEPSSFDTKETTSVGDNEDVKILLQCTSPLLWSNNSAVVLAAAGVQWIMAPLEDVKKIVKPLLFLLRSSTASKYVVLCNILVFAKAVPSLFAPHFEDFFICSSDAYQVKAHKLEMLSLIATTSSISSILREFEDYIKDPDRRFAADTVAAIGLCAKRLPEIPTACLNGLLALVRQESFAGDLELVDGEAGVLVQAVLSIQTIIELAPLSHEKVIIQLFRSLDSVKVAAARATIIWMIGVYCSLGHIIPKMLTTITKYLAWSFKSEASETKLQILNTAAKVLISAEVDDFQMLKRIVLYVLELGECDLNYDVRDRTRFLKKMLSYKLACHEPAEDSVASQENIAPIAEHVVEHVFGRKLKPFSPLALHSRFYLPGSLSQIVLHAAPGYEPLPKPCSFVFEEHDQLLDSNRQREARDNFSGSQESSETVDEDGSSEYDSESYNGSEFSSDGDERNEANDANDPLIQFSEISVSTDQEELRSKRALDLWLDEESSTSNQTPSALDRNQSSYAKISIGDIGNSVKPKTYTLLDPGNGSGLKIDYTFLSEVSTVSPLHVCVEVMFENCSKEPIVEVNLEDEEAMKVSDSAEQTLVGKANASYNNLPTLIPMEEISCLEPGQSAKRHIQVRFHHHLLPMRLSLHYNGKKVPVKLRPDLGYLVKPFPIPIEEFLATESRLPGMFEYSRRCTFTDHVRDTRMENGKDKFLSICESITLKVLSNSNLHLVSVDLPVANTLEDATGLRLRFSSKILSSEIPLLITITVEGKCNEDLNLTVKINCEETVFGLNLLNRIANFMVEQN, encoded by the exons ATGTTCAACCAGTTTGGTTCCACGGCTGATACTCTGAGCAAGGCCTCAGCCGCGGTGCTCCGGATCGGCACAGACGCTCACCTGTACGACGATCCGGAAGACGTCAGCATCGCTCCACTTCTCGACAGCAAGTTCGAATCCGAGAAATGCGAAGCTCTCAAGCGTCTCCTTGCTCTCATCGCTCAGGGCTTCGACGTCTCCAATTTCTTCCCCCAG GTGGTGAAGAACGTGGCGTCACAGTCATCGAAAGTGAAGAAGCTGGTTTACTTGTATCTCCTCCACTATGCTGAAAA GCGTCCTAATGAAGCATTGCTATCGATCAACTACTTCCAGAAGGACTTGGGGGATCCAAACCCGTTGGTAAGAGCTTGGGCGCTTCGTACAATGGCGGGGATTCGCTTACACGTAATCGCGCCTCTTGCACTTGCAGCTGTGGGAAAATGCGCCAGAGATCCAGCCGTTTATGTTCGAAAGTGCGCTGCCAATGCTCTTCCGAAGTTGCATGATTTGCGCCTTGAAGAACACGCGCCTGCGATCGAAGAG CTAGTGGGGATATTGTTGAATGACCACTCTCCAGGAGTGGTTGGAGCGGCGGCAGCGGCATTCACCTCCATCTGTCCAAATAACTTCGGAGTTATCGGGAAGAACTATAAGAAGTTGTGCCAGATTCTTCCTGACGTGGAGGAGTGGGGTCAGATACTACTCATAGGTACTCTTTTGCGCTACGTTGTTGCAAGGCATGGACTTGTACGGGAATCGTTGATGCTGTCTTCACATGGTTTGGAAAGTAACAGCTTCTACGAGAAGGAGGGTCTGGTCAGTGATAAAGGGGATGGTGATAAGAGTGATTCGTTGGATGCTAATCTTGTCAGGCTTGTATCTAAGTGTTACATTGAAGGTCCAGACGAGTACCTGTCACGATCTAATTGCGTGGATATGGAGCCATCTTCATTTGATACGAAAGAGACCACATCTGTTGGAGATAATGAAGATGTTAAGATCCTGCTTCAGTGTACATCCCCGTTGTTATGGAGTAACAATAGTGCAGTTGTACTAGCAGCAGCTGGTGTTCAGTGGATAATGGCGCCTCTGGAAGATGTTAAAAAGATTGTTAAACCGCTCCTGTTTCTGCTTAGATCATCCACTGCCTCAAAATATGTG GTCCTGTGCAATATCCTAGTTTTTGCCAAAGCAGTCCCTTCTCTCTTTGCTCCACACTTCGAAGATTTCTTTATTTGTTCATCAGATGCATATCAAGTTAAAGCACATAAGCTCGAGATGCTCTCTCTCATTGCGACCACTTCATCTATCTCTTCCATTTTGAGAGAGTTCGAG GATTATATCAAAGATCCAGACAGGAGATTTGCAGCAGATACAGTTGCAGCAATTGGTTTGTGCGCAAAAAGACTGCCAGAAATTCCAACTGCATGCCTTAATGGATTGTTAGCATTAGTTAGACAAG AATCTTTTGCTGGCGATCTCGAGTTAGTGGATGGAGAAGCAGGAGTGTTGGTGCAAGCCGTGTTGTCAATTCAGACTATCATAGAGCTAGCTCCCCTCAGTCATGAGAAA GTGATAATCCAACTATTTCGTAGTCTGGATTCAGTCAAGGTAGCTGCTGCTCGTGCAACTATAATTTGGATGATAGGTGTCTACTGCTCGTTGGGTCATATCATTCCGAAGATGCTGACCACAATAACCAAGTACCTTGCATGGAGCTTTAAATCAGAGGCATCAGAGACTAAACTGCAGATTCTTAATACTGCTGCTAAG GTTCTAATAAGTGCAGAGGTCGACGATTTTCAGATGTTGAAGAGGATTGTGCTTTATGTGCTTGAATTGGGAGAATGTGACTTAAACTATGATGTTCGTGATCGAACTCGTTTCCTCAAGAAAATGCTGTCATACAAATTAGCTTGTCATGAGCCAGCAGAAGACAGCGTGGCATCACAAGAAAATATTGCTCCTATCGCTGAGCATGTTGTGGAACATGTCTTTGGAAGAAAGCTGAAGCCCTTTTCACCTTTAGCCCTGCACAGCCGTTTCTATCTTCCTGGATCTCTGTCGCAGATAGTTCTTCATGCGGCTCCTGGATATGAACCCCTTCCAAAGCCCTGTAGTTTTGTCTTTGAAGAACATGATCAGCTGTTAGATTCTAACAGACAAAGAGAGGCCAGAGATAATTTTAGTGGTTCTCAGGAATCTTCTGAAACAGTGGATGAGGATGGCTCTTCTGAATATGATTCTGAATCATATAACGGTTCAGAATTCAGCAGTGATGGTGATGAAAGAAATGAGGCCAACGATGCAAATGATCCTTTAATTCAATTTTCAGAGATTAGCGTTTCCACCGACCAGGAAGAACTAAGGTCAAAAAGAGCCCTGGATCTGTGGTTAGACGAGGAGTCTAGCACATCAAATCAAACTCCATCTGCACTAGATAGGAATCAGAGCTCTTATGCCAAAATATCCATTGGTGATATCGGAAACAGTGTAAAGCCTAAAACCTATACTCTCTTAGACCCTGGAAATGGCAGTGGCTTGAAGATAGACTATACCTTTTTATCCGAAGTCTCCACTGTATCTCCGTTACACGTTTGTGTAGAAGTTATGTTTGAGAACTGTTCTAAAGAACCCATCGTTGAGGTTAACTTGGAGGATGAAGAAGCCATGAAAGTATCAGACTCAGCTGAACAGACTTTGGTGGGTAAAGCAAA TGCATCTTACAACAATTTGCCAACACTAATCCCAATGGAGGAAATCAGTTGCCTTGAACCAGGTCAGAGCGCAAAGAGGCATATCCAGGTTAGGTTTCATCACCACCTGCTTCCCATGAGGTTAAGCTTACACTACAATGGCAAGAAGGTTCCTGTCAAGTTACGACCTGATCTCGGTTACCTTGTCAAACCGTTTCCAATACCCATCGAGGAGTTCTTAGCCACAGAATCTCGGTTACCTGGAATGTTCGAGTATAGTCGAAG GTGCACGTTCACAGATCATGTCAGAGACACAAGAATGGAGAATGGGAAAGACAAGTTTCTTAGCATCTGCGAGTCTATAACGCTGAAGGTGCTTAGCAACTCAAATCTACACCTTGTATCTGTGGATTTGCCAGTTGCAAACACACTTGAAGATGCAACTGGGCTGCGTTTGAGATTCAGCAGCAAAATCTTGAGCAGTGAGATCCCTCTTTTGATTACCATCACAGTGGAAGGTAAATGCAATGAAGATCTGAACTTAACAGTTAAGATCAACTGCGAAGAAACGGTTTTCGGTTTAAACCTGTTGAACAGGATTGCTAATTTCATGGTTGAGCAAAATTGa